One genomic window of Salvia miltiorrhiza cultivar Shanhuang (shh) chromosome 4, IMPLAD_Smil_shh, whole genome shotgun sequence includes the following:
- the LOC131019450 gene encoding protein LNK1-like isoform X1, producing MTDLLMYEFEDIGWDDLCQSDDHIVPRPLEDHSLLRDSCKKPHCEVTNIAYNTEDKNSAYQGSEEGKFSSLNKRKYRMLEGDSRSDAPSGVFSSSTDADSIKVASSLASEKTASSSHVHGNSNTDSHGNQFCGDGTVVGVGTTGFKNNSSTDPLGGITHAGNDLNFFENEEEKDSSDFLDFGWPEIENFEDVDRIFRSCDSTFGLGASREDEFRWFSSPDNIGGTGEFVNSDFKFQSPESNSAENLSSNHDFLKAHSSNDAAVMSAPIRLRDSPWISEKPDSYVSFADESAIVNGEQGFTPKAHLNGHQKQVKLKNQSRGQMKEHNLGNGTSKLPDEAVQTPYRIKSHQAFLCQQQPKHASAPDSCDYLRNHLSYVTTDNTPSSDLTSVNPTSSAVKTETNELTSPSTRDSSHASDLLPSMGGSHDLPLHLTTPTGTGKGVMLHSHHGSRSPVDSNAKPANIVVQATSSDPGSMTEEAHYVRDMPENHSDLAEVRHFIPAELGSSNVQESSTSSGMDDVSLEAASFRQLQLVTEQLDLRTKMCIRDSLYRLARSAEQRHNHANSNSGFDDGRDACGALVTEGEKSFMDIETDTNPIDRSVAHLLFHRPSESSPASAQDSLPFKSPSMVHASDTSGPVMKTLIDSEEPDVAQRSLTTDCK from the exons ATGACAGATTTGCTCATGTATGAG TTTGAAGACATAGGTTGGGATGATCTTTGTCAGAGTGATGACCATATAGTGCCTCGTCCTTTGGAAGATCATTCTCTCCTGCGTGATAGCTGCAAGAAACCTCATTGTGAAGTAACAAATATTGCCTATAACACTGAGGACAAAAATTCCGCATATCAAGGAAGTGAAGAAGGAAAGTTTTCATCATTGAATAAAAGGAAGTACAGAATGCTGGAAGGAGATTCTAGGTCGGACGCACCAAGTGGTGTATTTTCTTCTTCAACAGATGCTGACTCAATCAAAGTTGCATCTAGTTTAGCTTCCGAGAAAACCGCATCCTCAAGTCATGTTCATGGAAATAGTAACACAGACTCCCATGGTAATCAATTCTGTGGTGATGGCACCGTTGTTGGTGTTGGGACCACTGGCTTTAAAAACAACTCCTCTACTGATCCACTTGGTGGCATAACTCATGCTGGCAATGATCTCAATTTCTTTGAGAATGAAGAGGAGAAAGATTCAAGTGATTTCTTAGATTTTGGTTGGCCTGAAATAGAGAACTTTGAAGACGTTGACAGGATATTCAG AAGTTGTGACTCAACATTTGGACTTGGGGCCAGTAGAGAGGATGAGTTCCGTTGGTTTTCATCACCAGATAACATAGGAGGCACTGGAGAATTTGTCAATTCAGACTTCAAATTTCAATCACCTGAGTCGAATTCTGCGGAAAATCTCTCATCAAACCATGACTTTTTGAAGGCCCATTCTTCAAATGATGCTGCCGTGATGAGTGCGCCTATCAGGCTCAGAGACAGTCCGTGGATCTCAGAGAAACCTGATTCATATGTCTCCTTTGCAGATGAATCTGCTATTGTTAATGGCGAGCAAGGGTTTACCCCTAAAGCACAT CTGAACGGGCACCAAAAACAGGTTAAGCTGAAGAACCAGTCCAGGGGACAAATGAAAGAGCATAACCTTGGAAATGGTACAAGTAAGCTTCCGGATGAGGCAGTACAGACCCCTTATAGGATCAAGTCTCATCAAGCTTTCTTATGCCAGCAACAACCAAAGCATGCTTCAGCCCCAGATTCCTGTGATTATTTACGAAATCATCTTTCGTATGTAACTACAGATAACACTCCATCATCTGATCTGACATCAGTAAACCCAACATCTTCTGCTGTCAAAACCGAGACAAATGAGTTGACATCTCCATCAACCAGAGATTCTTCCCATGCTTCTGATCTGTTGCCATCTATGGGTGGCTCTCATGACCTTCCTCTTCATCTGACAACTCCAACAGGAACTGGAAAAGGAGTAATGCTACACAGTCATCATGGTAGTCGATCTCCAGTCGACAGCAATGCAAAGCCTGCAAATATAGTGGTGCAGGCCACCTCAAGTGATCCTGGTTCTATGACAGAAGAAGCTCATTATGTCAGAGATATGCCAGAGAATCATAGTGATTTGGCAGAAGTTCGCCACTTTATTCCAGCAGAATTAGGATCCTCAAATGTTCAAGAAAGCTCAACAAGTTCTGGTATGGATGATGTTTCTCTGGAAGCAGCTAGTTTTCGCCAGCTTCAGCTTGTTACGGAGCAG TTGGATTTGAGAACGAAGATGTGCATACGAGACAGTTTGTACCGTCTGGCTCGGAGTGCTGAACAAAGGCATAACCATGCTAACTCGAACAGCGGCTTTGATGATGGAAGAGATGCCTGTGGAGCATTAGTAACTGAAGGAGAAAAAAG CTTCATGGATATTGAAACGGATACAAATCCTATTGATCGTTCAGTAGCACACTTGCTGTTTCACAGACCTTCCGAGTCATCCCCTGCTTCTGCCCAGGATTCATTGCCATTCAAGTCGCCGAGCATG GTACATGCATCTGACACAAGTGGACCTGTAATGAAGACCTTGATAGACAGTGAAGAACCAGATGTAGCACAAAGGTCTCTGACGACTGACTGCAAATAA
- the LOC131019450 gene encoding protein LNK1-like isoform X2 has product MTDLLMYEFEDIGWDDLCQSDDHIVPRPLEDHSLLRDSCKKPHCEVTNIAYNTEDKNSAYQGSEEGKFSSLNKRKYRMLEGDSRSDAPSGVFSSSTDADSIKVASSLASEKTASSSHVHGNSNTDSHGNQFCGDGTVVGVGTTGFKNNSSTDPLGGITHAGNDLNFFENEEEKDSSDFLDFGWPEIENFEDVDRIFRSCDSTFGLGASREDEFRWFSSPDNIGGTGEFVNSDFKFQSPESNSAENLSSNHDFLKAHSSNDAAVMSAPIRLRDSPWISEKPDSYVSFADESAIVNGEQGFTPKAHLNGHQKQVKLKNQSRGQMKEHNLGNGTSKLPDEAVQTPYRIKSHQAFLCQQQPKHASAPDSCDYLRNHLSYVTTDNTPSSDLTSVNPTSSAVKTETNELTSPSTRDSSHASDLLPSMGGSHDLPLHLTTPTGTGKGVMLHSHHGSRSPVDSNAKPANIVVQATSSDPGSMTEEAHYVRDMPENHSDLAEVRHFIPAELGSSNVQESSTSSGMDDVSLEAASFRQLQLVTEQVSFGPKIMNINSLSIFIVKSQKLLCIVVLKDKLMYLVCFIFSSFI; this is encoded by the exons ATGACAGATTTGCTCATGTATGAG TTTGAAGACATAGGTTGGGATGATCTTTGTCAGAGTGATGACCATATAGTGCCTCGTCCTTTGGAAGATCATTCTCTCCTGCGTGATAGCTGCAAGAAACCTCATTGTGAAGTAACAAATATTGCCTATAACACTGAGGACAAAAATTCCGCATATCAAGGAAGTGAAGAAGGAAAGTTTTCATCATTGAATAAAAGGAAGTACAGAATGCTGGAAGGAGATTCTAGGTCGGACGCACCAAGTGGTGTATTTTCTTCTTCAACAGATGCTGACTCAATCAAAGTTGCATCTAGTTTAGCTTCCGAGAAAACCGCATCCTCAAGTCATGTTCATGGAAATAGTAACACAGACTCCCATGGTAATCAATTCTGTGGTGATGGCACCGTTGTTGGTGTTGGGACCACTGGCTTTAAAAACAACTCCTCTACTGATCCACTTGGTGGCATAACTCATGCTGGCAATGATCTCAATTTCTTTGAGAATGAAGAGGAGAAAGATTCAAGTGATTTCTTAGATTTTGGTTGGCCTGAAATAGAGAACTTTGAAGACGTTGACAGGATATTCAG AAGTTGTGACTCAACATTTGGACTTGGGGCCAGTAGAGAGGATGAGTTCCGTTGGTTTTCATCACCAGATAACATAGGAGGCACTGGAGAATTTGTCAATTCAGACTTCAAATTTCAATCACCTGAGTCGAATTCTGCGGAAAATCTCTCATCAAACCATGACTTTTTGAAGGCCCATTCTTCAAATGATGCTGCCGTGATGAGTGCGCCTATCAGGCTCAGAGACAGTCCGTGGATCTCAGAGAAACCTGATTCATATGTCTCCTTTGCAGATGAATCTGCTATTGTTAATGGCGAGCAAGGGTTTACCCCTAAAGCACAT CTGAACGGGCACCAAAAACAGGTTAAGCTGAAGAACCAGTCCAGGGGACAAATGAAAGAGCATAACCTTGGAAATGGTACAAGTAAGCTTCCGGATGAGGCAGTACAGACCCCTTATAGGATCAAGTCTCATCAAGCTTTCTTATGCCAGCAACAACCAAAGCATGCTTCAGCCCCAGATTCCTGTGATTATTTACGAAATCATCTTTCGTATGTAACTACAGATAACACTCCATCATCTGATCTGACATCAGTAAACCCAACATCTTCTGCTGTCAAAACCGAGACAAATGAGTTGACATCTCCATCAACCAGAGATTCTTCCCATGCTTCTGATCTGTTGCCATCTATGGGTGGCTCTCATGACCTTCCTCTTCATCTGACAACTCCAACAGGAACTGGAAAAGGAGTAATGCTACACAGTCATCATGGTAGTCGATCTCCAGTCGACAGCAATGCAAAGCCTGCAAATATAGTGGTGCAGGCCACCTCAAGTGATCCTGGTTCTATGACAGAAGAAGCTCATTATGTCAGAGATATGCCAGAGAATCATAGTGATTTGGCAGAAGTTCGCCACTTTATTCCAGCAGAATTAGGATCCTCAAATGTTCAAGAAAGCTCAACAAGTTCTGGTATGGATGATGTTTCTCTGGAAGCAGCTAGTTTTCGCCAGCTTCAGCTTGTTACGGAGCAGGTATCATTTGGTCCTAAAATTATGAACATTAATAGTTTATCTATCTTCATAGTCAAATCACAAAAATTGCTCTGTATCGTTGTTCTGAAGGACAAGCTGATGTACCTAGTCTGTTTTATTTTCAGCTCATTTATCTAG